The proteins below are encoded in one region of Clostridium fermenticellae:
- a CDS encoding hydroxymyristoyl-ACP dehydratase yields MMNINCSEKCIHEKNGKCTLDHVMQLSNAFNSESKCAYFTAKPSNQTGFPKK; encoded by the coding sequence ATGATGAACATAAACTGTTCCGAAAAATGTATTCATGAAAAAAATGGAAAATGTACCTTAGACCACGTTATGCAACTTTCAAATGCATTCAACAGTGAATCAAAGTGTGCATATTTTACAGCTAAACCATCAAATCAAACTGGTTTCCCCAAAAAATAG
- a CDS encoding metallophosphoesterase, with amino-acid sequence MNIGVVSDTHRYTPSIEKVIDKIQDVDLLIHLGDNIEDVDNISQFYNGRIINVKGNCDFKTDMPSEKIEIIDDKKFFITHGHRYDVKYDISRLKYRAFELNADIVLFGHTHISFVAFEDGIWFINPGSPSLARDGFNSIAIINIENGKISPGIINV; translated from the coding sequence GTGAACATAGGGGTAGTGAGTGATACGCATAGATATACACCTTCTATTGAGAAAGTGATAGATAAGATTCAGGATGTGGATTTACTTATACATTTAGGTGACAATATAGAAGATGTAGATAATATATCACAATTTTATAATGGAAGAATCATAAATGTAAAAGGAAATTGTGATTTCAAAACTGATATGCCATCGGAAAAAATAGAGATTATAGATGATAAGAAATTCTTTATAACACATGGGCATAGGTATGATGTTAAATATGATATATCTCGATTAAAGTATAGAGCATTTGAATTAAATGCTGATATTGTATTATTTGGTCATACACATATATCCTTTGTAGCTTTTGAGGATGGGATATGGTTTATAAATCCTGGTAGTCCAAGTCTAGCCAGAGATGGTTTTAACAGCATAGCGATTATAAACATAGAGAATGGCAAGATATCACCAGGTATAATCAATGTTTAA
- a CDS encoding AIR synthase family protein: MKIGKLNWDDLNSIIDNNRGSIRDDIRIRGGIGEDCSVINFGDYECVVSTDPITGADHNSGKLAVHINCNDIASSGVEPIGILVTILAPETCSLYDIKSLMSDINEETKKLNIEVLGGHTEVTSAVNKMIVSCTIIGKGKRNSAVSTSGALPGDDIVVTKKLCLEGTSIIVNDYEEKVKGILTPEEIQKAKNYTEYLSVVKEGIIAGKFKVNSMHDITEGGVLGALWEVSEASKLGFKVYSERMPLSSITKKLCNRYNIDPLRFISSGSMLITTHNGEKLIKELNKSGISGTIIGEIIKDGHILVKSNKEEIVTPPERDELFDFHEKML; the protein is encoded by the coding sequence GTGAAAATAGGAAAACTTAACTGGGATGATCTAAATAGTATAATAGATAACAATAGAGGGAGTATTAGAGATGATATAAGAATAAGAGGTGGAATTGGTGAGGATTGCAGTGTTATAAATTTTGGAGATTATGAGTGTGTTGTCTCAACGGATCCTATAACTGGTGCAGATCATAACAGTGGTAAGCTTGCGGTACATATAAATTGTAATGATATAGCTTCAAGTGGAGTGGAACCAATAGGGATACTTGTAACAATCCTTGCGCCAGAGACATGCTCTCTTTACGATATAAAGTCTTTAATGAGTGATATAAATGAAGAAACGAAAAAGCTTAATATAGAGGTACTCGGAGGACATACAGAAGTTACTTCAGCTGTTAATAAAATGATTGTATCGTGCACGATAATAGGCAAAGGAAAAAGAAATTCAGCGGTATCAACATCTGGGGCATTACCTGGAGATGACATAGTAGTTACAAAAAAATTATGCCTTGAGGGTACAAGTATAATTGTAAATGACTATGAGGAGAAGGTTAAAGGGATTTTAACGCCGGAGGAGATACAAAAGGCAAAAAATTATACAGAATACTTAAGCGTTGTAAAGGAAGGGATAATTGCAGGCAAGTTTAAAGTAAACTCAATGCATGACATCACAGAAGGTGGTGTACTTGGTGCTTTATGGGAAGTATCTGAGGCCAGTAAACTTGGATTTAAAGTATATAGTGAAAGAATGCCATTAAGTTCAATTACAAAAAAGCTATGTAATAGATACAATATAGATCCATTAAGATTTATATCTTCTGGAAGTATGCTTATAACTACACATAATGGGGAAAAGCTTATAAAAGAATTAAATAAAAGTGGTATTTCTGGTACAATTATAGGAGAAATTATAAAGGATGGGCACATACTTGTAAAATCAAATAAGGAGGAGATTGTAACGCCGCCTGAGAGGGATGAATTATTTGATTTTCATGAAAAAATGTTATAA
- a CDS encoding XTP/dITP diphosphatase, whose product MKKLIVASNNQGKIKEIKQILSKYDMNIVSLKDEKIDIEVEENGTTFMENAYIKASMIHKLVKDCMVLADDSGLMVDCLNGAPGIYSARFAGEHGNSKKNNDKLLDLLSKKDKDKKTAKFVCSMVLIVNDNKVIKVQGEVSGEIIDKEKGMNGFGYDPLFYMPEYNMTFGEMDSGLKNSISHRANALKKLEKEIEQIV is encoded by the coding sequence ATGAAAAAATTAATTGTAGCAAGTAATAATCAGGGAAAGATAAAAGAAATAAAACAAATTTTATCAAAGTATGATATGAATATAGTATCACTTAAGGATGAGAAAATAGATATAGAAGTAGAGGAAAATGGGACTACTTTTATGGAAAATGCATATATAAAAGCCTCGATGATACATAAATTAGTAAAGGATTGTATGGTTCTTGCAGATGATTCTGGTCTTATGGTTGACTGCCTTAATGGAGCACCTGGAATTTATTCCGCCAGATTTGCTGGAGAACATGGAAACTCCAAGAAAAATAATGATAAATTATTGGATTTGTTATCTAAGAAGGATAAGGATAAGAAAACTGCTAAATTTGTATGTTCAATGGTTCTTATTGTAAATGATAATAAGGTTATAAAGGTTCAAGGTGAGGTGAGTGGAGAAATAATAGATAAAGAAAAAGGAATGAATGGCTTTGGATATGATCCTTTATTTTATATGCCAGAATATAATATGACTTTTGGAGAAATGGACTCTGGCTTAAAAAATTCAATAAGCCATAGAGCAAATGCTTTAAAGAAACTTGAAAAAGAAATTGAGCAAATAGTTTAG
- the rph gene encoding ribonuclease PH has protein sequence MRIDGRKNNQNRHIKITRHYTRYAEGSVLIETGNTKVICTASVEERIPPFLKGKGEGWITCEYNMLPRATQVRKVRDITRGKMDGRNMEIQRLIGRALRSVVDLKAMGERTIWIDCDVIQADGGTRTASISGAFVALVDAVNRIHKHIPFSIYPVREFVSAVSVGIVNGEKLLDLCYEEDSNAKVDMNIVMTDSGKFIEIQGTGEKSPFSREDLNDLISLGERGIKNMIQVQKESLKVDSLWIGTGEEI, from the coding sequence ATGAGAATAGATGGTAGGAAGAACAATCAAAATAGGCATATAAAGATAACAAGACACTACACAAGATATGCTGAGGGTTCTGTACTAATTGAAACGGGAAATACAAAGGTTATTTGTACGGCCTCTGTTGAGGAAAGGATTCCTCCGTTTTTAAAAGGAAAAGGTGAAGGATGGATAACTTGTGAATATAATATGCTGCCGAGAGCTACACAAGTTAGAAAGGTTAGAGATATAACTAGGGGTAAAATGGATGGCAGAAATATGGAAATTCAAAGGCTTATAGGAAGGGCACTAAGATCAGTTGTTGATCTCAAGGCCATGGGTGAAAGAACTATATGGATAGATTGTGATGTGATACAAGCTGATGGAGGAACCAGAACTGCATCAATTTCTGGAGCTTTTGTGGCTTTGGTAGATGCAGTAAATAGAATTCATAAGCATATACCATTTTCGATTTATCCTGTTAGAGAATTTGTAAGCGCAGTTAGTGTTGGAATCGTTAATGGAGAAAAACTTTTGGATTTATGTTATGAAGAAGATTCTAATGCAAAAGTGGATATGAATATTGTTATGACTGATTCTGGAAAGTTTATAGAAATTCAGGGTACAGGTGAAAAGAGTCCTTTTTCGAGAGAAGATCTTAATGATTTAATATCTCTTGGTGAAAGGGGGATAAAAAATATGATTCAGGTTCAAAAGGAGAGTTTAAAGGTAGATTCTTTATGGATTGGAACAGGAGAAGAGATATGA
- a CDS encoding peptide ABC transporter substrate-binding protein, with protein sequence MKKFTCFLMLVCFILFSSGCIEKNVQTNKSNDQGYIVYDTVKCPNDLIMTNNYDLNEQYLLVNLFQGLVRMDSDGKIVPAIAQSWNASENQTCYTFKIRNDARWSNGSNITASDFVEFFKKFFKEGKGSLYVERLHCIFGVQDYENGIKDFSNVAIKALDKKTLEIRLNYSCNYFLNILSEPIYNLRKIDNKLKDWKNKYNDILYTGYFVVDNFSKNSSISLSKNKYYWNKNNVKSNRILITLSTVKEASLANFESNLINVFTDPPESETKELITSGSAVKYEGNVGNALIFNPKNNDIINDINLRKAITECIDRNYIVKDILNDSVRPSLAYIPENISDGLNGKYINKSFFDINSNKDAAQNDFKESLYAQNVRNLKFIYLDADDNRKVCDSIAKSLKDTLGLTVECEGYQKEEFQDQIKKGNYDIAKINYAPGYNYPLAFLELWTSDSKSNVYGYRNLEYDSEVSQGKTELDRDKQINFFRNSENILIGDMIVIPLYFDNTIVCKKNKVNGIYINQNGNLIFDKTYFKK encoded by the coding sequence ATGAAGAAATTTACTTGCTTTTTAATGCTTGTCTGCTTTATTCTTTTTAGCAGTGGATGTATTGAAAAGAATGTTCAGACAAATAAATCAAATGATCAAGGTTATATTGTATACGATACAGTTAAATGTCCAAATGATTTGATTATGACAAATAATTACGATTTAAATGAGCAATACTTGTTAGTAAATTTGTTTCAGGGTCTGGTTAGAATGGATTCAGATGGAAAAATAGTGCCTGCTATAGCTCAAAGTTGGAATGCAAGTGAAAATCAAACGTGCTATACATTTAAAATAAGAAATGATGCCAGGTGGAGTAATGGTTCAAATATAACAGCGAGTGATTTTGTAGAATTTTTTAAAAAGTTCTTTAAAGAGGGGAAGGGAAGTTTATACGTTGAAAGACTACATTGTATATTTGGAGTACAGGATTATGAGAATGGTATAAAGGACTTCAGTAATGTAGCTATAAAGGCATTAGATAAAAAGACTCTTGAAATAAGACTTAATTATTCTTGCAATTATTTTCTAAATATTTTAAGTGAACCTATTTATAATCTAAGAAAAATTGATAATAAACTTAAGGACTGGAAGAATAAATATAATGATATTTTATACACAGGATATTTTGTAGTTGATAATTTTTCTAAGAATAGCAGCATAAGCCTCTCGAAAAATAAGTATTATTGGAATAAAAATAACGTTAAATCAAATAGAATTCTTATTACATTAAGTACGGTTAAGGAGGCTTCTCTTGCAAATTTTGAGAGTAATTTAATAAATGTTTTTACAGATCCACCAGAATCAGAGACTAAAGAGTTAATTACATCAGGAAGTGCGGTCAAGTATGAAGGAAATGTAGGAAATGCCTTGATTTTTAATCCTAAGAATAATGATATTATAAATGATATAAATTTAAGAAAAGCTATAACTGAATGTATTGATAGAAATTATATAGTTAAAGATATTTTAAATGATTCTGTAAGACCATCTCTCGCCTATATTCCTGAAAATATAAGTGATGGTTTAAATGGAAAATATATAAATAAAAGTTTCTTTGATATAAATTCTAATAAGGATGCTGCGCAGAATGATTTTAAAGAAAGTTTATATGCGCAGAATGTAAGAAATTTAAAATTTATATATTTAGATGCAGATGACAATAGAAAGGTTTGTGACAGTATTGCTAAATCCTTAAAGGATACTCTGGGATTGACTGTTGAATGTGAAGGATATCAGAAGGAGGAATTTCAGGATCAAATAAAAAAGGGGAATTATGATATAGCAAAAATAAATTATGCACCAGGTTATAATTATCCTCTAGCATTTTTAGAATTATGGACTTCTGATTCAAAGTCTAATGTATATGGCTATAGGAATTTGGAATATGATTCAGAAGTATCTCAAGGCAAAACTGAGCTTGATAGAGATAAACAAATTAATTTTTTTAGAAATTCTGAGAATATTTTAATTGGTGATATGATTGTAATTCCATTGTATTTTGATAATACAATTGTTTGTAAGAAAAATAAAGTAAATGGTATATATATAAATCAGAATGGAAATTTGATTTTTGACAAAACATACTTTAAAAAGTAA